From Nicotiana tabacum cultivar K326 chromosome 20, ASM71507v2, whole genome shotgun sequence, one genomic window encodes:
- the LOC107824109 gene encoding thioredoxin H2-like: protein MGANYSSTLHEANNISTRAQVKSSQVIAFHSSTKWKLHFNSLKDTNKLVVIDFTATWCGPCKTMEPVINDFAAKYTDVEFVKIDVDELADVAQEYGVQAMPTFVLIRKGKFVDKVVGADKDGLKKKIEKHRAILY, encoded by the exons atggGTGCTAACTACTCATCTACTTTACATGAAGCTAATAATATTTCAACCAGAGCACAAGTCAAGAGCTCTCAAGTCATTGCTTTCCACTCTTCAACAAAATGGAAGCTCCATTTTAATTCTTTGAAAGATACAAACAAACTG GTTGTAATTGACTTCACAGCAACATGGTGTGGTCCTTGCAAAACCATGGAACCAGTTATCAATGACTTTGCTGCTAAATATACAGATGTTGAGTTTGTCAAGATTGATGTTGATGAATTAGCT GATGTAGCTCAAGAATATGGAGTTCAAGCAATGCCAACATTTGTGCTGATAAGGAAGGGGAAGTTTGTTGACAAGGTTGTGGGAGCAGATAAAGATGGACTAAAGAAGAAAATTGAGAAACACAGAGCTATCTTATACTAA